In Blastopirellula sp. J2-11, a single genomic region encodes these proteins:
- a CDS encoding IS4 family transposase encodes MPHQDSTDIRTNLQALKAVFQELLPAQFDLPKSHGNASLKPQALAAMAIACWGWLQGTLDQRTRTAQSMVCEALRLNFTATRQGLLKALARHGEALIPQVVTHIADQLRELKGDWSQRGKVNFAVDGTKFLAPRTAANQQQFASKKEKQYASKSNQSKAESAQLLATVAWHLTAGLPYRWHIDGSKGSERHALIDMLDELPSNARIIADAEYVGYPLWSAILDSKRSFLVRVGSNVSLLKNLGSLRIRDGFVYYWPTTAMQKLQPPLKLRLIQVHTGKETIYLVSSELDMSDQAACELYKQRWGVEVFFRTVKQSCQRSKLRCCTPRNLLTEIHWTLIGVWAAFYYAKQVQRDQPGKRTRLSPVKIIRAFAAATTSVALKARAAALLISELTQAVLADESNRTSSKKSRNYPRKKRPKSCGPPKITSPTKLQMKYAKLFELG; translated from the coding sequence ATGCCGCATCAAGACAGCACCGATATTCGCACGAATTTACAGGCTTTGAAAGCCGTCTTTCAGGAACTTTTGCCGGCCCAGTTTGACTTGCCTAAGTCGCATGGCAACGCTTCGCTAAAGCCGCAGGCGCTAGCGGCGATGGCGATCGCTTGCTGGGGTTGGTTGCAAGGGACGCTTGACCAGCGGACGCGAACCGCTCAGTCGATGGTTTGCGAAGCGTTACGTCTCAACTTCACGGCGACGCGGCAAGGTTTATTGAAGGCGCTCGCTCGTCATGGCGAAGCGCTCATTCCGCAAGTCGTCACGCACATCGCGGACCAGTTGCGCGAGCTTAAAGGAGACTGGAGTCAGCGCGGCAAAGTGAATTTCGCCGTCGACGGCACCAAGTTTCTCGCTCCGCGCACCGCCGCGAATCAGCAGCAATTCGCCTCCAAAAAAGAAAAGCAGTACGCCTCGAAATCGAATCAGTCTAAGGCGGAAAGTGCCCAACTGCTGGCGACCGTCGCTTGGCATCTGACCGCTGGATTACCGTATCGCTGGCACATCGACGGATCGAAAGGGAGTGAGCGTCATGCGCTAATCGACATGCTCGACGAACTGCCGTCCAACGCGCGAATCATCGCTGACGCCGAGTACGTTGGTTACCCGTTATGGTCGGCGATTCTCGACTCGAAGCGTTCGTTTTTGGTTCGCGTCGGCTCGAATGTCTCGCTGCTGAAGAACCTTGGATCACTACGAATTCGGGACGGGTTCGTCTACTATTGGCCGACCACGGCGATGCAGAAACTGCAGCCGCCGTTGAAGTTGCGTCTGATCCAAGTTCATACCGGTAAAGAAACGATCTATCTTGTGTCGAGTGAACTCGACATGAGTGATCAAGCGGCCTGCGAACTTTACAAACAACGCTGGGGCGTCGAAGTTTTCTTTCGCACCGTGAAGCAGTCGTGCCAGAGAAGCAAACTCCGCTGCTGCACGCCGCGAAACTTACTCACCGAAATCCACTGGACGCTGATCGGCGTTTGGGCGGCGTTTTACTATGCCAAGCAAGTTCAACGTGATCAGCCCGGCAAGCGAACCCGCTTAAGCCCGGTGAAAATCATCCGCGCCTTCGCCGCCGCCACGACATCCGTCGCACTGAAAGCGAGAGCCGCCGCACTGCTGATCAGTGAACTCACTCAAGCCGTCCTCGCGGACGAATCCAATCGAACGTCGAGCAAAAAAAGTCGCAACTATCCCCGCAAAAAACGGCCTAAATCATGCGGTCCGCCGAAGATCACGTCGCCGACGAAGTTGCAAATGAAATATGCGAAACTGTTTGAGCTGGGGTGA
- a CDS encoding IS4 family transposase: MSFSNDGRFRQQVRFLQQQFAQDGELPFTDVLSEATISHALEALEIVWLDRIYTPLVTLWVFLGQALSQDHSCRAAVARLIAHRVSRGQRRCSAETSAYCQARKRLPEEFFATVARKTGQALDGHADQSWLWKNRRVLAYDGSTVSMPDTADNQQAYPQPPQQAEGLGFPLARIAVFFSLSCGAIIELAICSYSGKGHSELGMLRKLWEVLRSGDIMLADRYMCSWYEIFQLRQRGIHTVTRLHHCRKADFRRGKRLGKGDHLVEWPRPHIRTIDNRTRKGLPDQLTMRETRVLIQQPGFRSRSIIVVTTLLDAEEVTASDLADLYRARWNAELDLRSLKQTLQMDILRCKTPELVRKEIWTHILAYNLIRTVMAQAASKQKIKPRTISFKGAVQTLEAFQPVIAMQGQHGLRRADLYNQLLEALATHRVADRPDRFEPRQRKRRQKKYDRMMKPRNEVKREILKRLG, from the coding sequence ATGTCATTTTCTAACGATGGACGATTTCGTCAGCAAGTGCGGTTTCTACAGCAGCAGTTTGCGCAAGACGGTGAGCTGCCATTCACGGATGTGCTGTCTGAGGCAACGATATCACATGCTTTGGAAGCATTGGAAATTGTTTGGCTGGATCGGATCTACACGCCGCTGGTGACTCTTTGGGTTTTTCTTGGCCAGGCATTGAGTCAGGACCATTCCTGTCGGGCGGCCGTGGCCCGCCTGATTGCTCATCGTGTTTCACGCGGCCAACGTCGCTGCTCAGCAGAGACGAGTGCTTACTGCCAAGCCAGGAAACGACTGCCGGAAGAATTCTTCGCAACGGTCGCTCGGAAGACAGGACAAGCGTTAGATGGCCATGCCGATCAAAGTTGGCTTTGGAAAAACCGCCGCGTCCTGGCCTACGATGGCTCTACCGTGTCGATGCCTGATACGGCCGACAATCAACAAGCCTATCCACAACCTCCTCAGCAGGCGGAAGGCCTTGGCTTTCCGCTGGCACGTATCGCGGTCTTCTTCTCACTCTCCTGTGGAGCCATAATTGAGCTGGCCATCTGCAGCTATTCAGGTAAGGGGCACAGCGAATTAGGAATGCTTCGTAAGTTGTGGGAGGTGCTGCGTTCAGGCGATATTATGCTTGCAGATCGCTACATGTGTTCTTGGTATGAAATCTTTCAACTTCGGCAGCGCGGGATCCACACGGTGACTCGCCTCCATCATTGTCGCAAGGCAGACTTCCGACGAGGGAAACGTTTGGGCAAAGGAGACCATCTCGTCGAATGGCCGAGGCCGCATATTCGCACGATTGACAACCGGACCCGCAAGGGACTTCCCGATCAACTCACCATGCGCGAAACGCGGGTGCTGATTCAACAGCCGGGGTTCCGCAGCCGCAGCATCATCGTGGTTACAACGCTGCTGGATGCCGAAGAAGTGACCGCCAGCGATTTAGCGGATCTTTATCGTGCACGATGGAACGCCGAACTCGATCTGCGATCACTGAAGCAAACGCTGCAGATGGACATCTTGCGATGCAAGACGCCTGAGTTGGTCCGGAAGGAAATCTGGACACACATCCTCGCCTACAACCTCATTCGGACTGTCATGGCCCAGGCCGCTTCCAAACAGAAGATCAAGCCGCGCACGATAAGCTTCAAAGGCGCTGTGCAAACTCTGGAAGCCTTTCAACCGGTGATCGCTATGCAAGGCCAGCACGGCTTGCGCCGAGCAGACCTATACAACCAATTACTCGAAGCGCTCGCAACACATCGCGTGGCCGACCGCCCTGATCGCTTCGAGCCCAGGCAAAGAAAACGACGGCAGAAGAAGTACGACCGTATGATGAAGCCCAGGAATGAAGTCAAACGTGAAATCCTGAAACGACTTGGGTAG